The following proteins come from a genomic window of Pichia kudriavzevii chromosome 1, complete sequence:
- a CDS encoding uncharacterized protein (PKUD0A05770; similar to Saccharomyces cerevisiae YOR032C (HMS1); ancestral locus Anc_5.624): MSNSNTEGYESILNNMENRDDRTHQFLQQQQQQFQQSMNFGQHNQQGIQQSQAQQQLFQQQQQQQQQQQQQQHQQQQHRRQNSAFSINSDFNNPNNLNATNDVDSRFSGYVSDSQFGSEVNFTDFNDAVSSLSSSGMLSPYSTGSSPDDFFLSATNSNVDSQYSENINEFDLNNTQNLTNDVLYPQPLVPVPMGESVSNSTVTFNANENYHNNQQMMQTLDTVHESPEDIIKKETPEFNVKRESPESRGTSSESQSHSQSQSQSQSQSQSRSQPRSQFQSPLSNMPITRPDSSETSLNDTLRPGKKIKSSHNLIEKKYRTNINSKIIELRNCVPSLRILVAKNGNHRTNTVNDEPEDDDDYYEGNGYSDDELKLDGLKPAKKLNKATILSKSSEYIRHLEKKNEMLIQQNLQLRKLIESASIPANNDMFFQHQHFLQQQQQQQQASSLHSSPFNKSNSNRSSSGSNMMSPDQFQNQQQPDHQALTNKILMGGLGTFLGAAALDDLSNNSSINQRGLFAFPMFGFLGASPTSATVSDATSTFDYKPFLSGFTKLLISIYLFYTFIFPSLITSFNKYRKSLEIPTFPDATQKLFHFCLRPYELQSSLPISDLPKEERILKFLCFGYNAEFVLTAVQTLCLPQNSKNDFLKAIFMKTAIEYNNEYLNSTINDLLNRFCLERRGEHYWKNAKAYLSECNLQEYAMMSFKNLQLRKLSNDIQERHGRIESIESLLRFSLVDGLYFDTMRQIISLESLKMNLMKIGTEHKKLYPLALKFQKDSITRNLQRLSSFSLILSGDMNLKLEILHYLVEEDPKSLIKCVRLYESGNYKLSAEIKTGLLAAKLYYQVSNNHGIPKIVKTFSSLRLEDMKISKFSQFQFISLMKLFETLFIYLSNVVENQDMTSIHILHMFEYMREYFDETRVSDKFSLPSDTMRLADSVITSTKRLYGC, from the coding sequence ATGTCGAACTCAAACACAGAAGGATACGAAAGTATCCTCAACAACATGGAAAACAGAGATGACCGTACAcaccaatttcttcaacagcaacaacagcagtTTCAACAGTCAATGAATTTCGGACAACATAACCAACAGGGCATACAGCAGTCGCAGGCCCAGCAACAATtgtttcaacaacaacaacagcaacaacaacagcaacaacaacaacaacatcagcaacaacaacaccgTCGTCAAAACTCTGCTTTTTCCATCAACAGCGACTTCAACAATCCAAACAACTTGAATGCTACAAATGACGTAGACTCGAGGTTCAGCGGTTATGTCTCCGACTCGCAGTTTGGGTCCGAAGTCAACTTCACCGACTTTAACGACGCCGTCAGCTCCTTGAGCTCGTCTGGTATGTTGTCTCCCTATTCAACGGGCTCATCTCCAGATGACTTCTTTTTGAGTGCAACCAATTCTAATGTCGACTCCCAATATTCGGAAAACATCAatgagtttgatttgaataataCTCAGAATCTGACTAACGACGTACTTTATCCTCAACCCCTTGTGCCTGTTCCAATGGGTGAATCGGTTTCTAATAGTACCGTCACTTTCAATGCTAATGAAAATTACCATAATAACCAACAAATGATGCAAACTTTAGATACCGTCCATGAATCTCCTGAAGATATTattaaaaaggaaactCCAGAATTCAACGTTAAAAGAGAATCCCCAGAAAGTAGAGGTACATCGTCAGAATCTCAATCTCATTCTCAATCCCAATCCCAATCCCAATCCCAATCTCAATCTAGGTCGCAACCTAGGTCGCAATTCCAGTCTCCACTGTCTAATATGCCAATAACTAGGCCTGACTCTTCAGAAACTTCACTCAACGACACCTTAAGACCGGGCAAGAAGATCAAATCGTCCCACAATTTAatcgaaaaaaaatataggaCTAATATCAACTCTAAAATTATCGAATTGAGAAACTGTGTTCCATCATTGCGTATTCTTGTTGCTAAAAACGGTAATCATAGAACAAACACAGTAAATGACGAAccagaagatgatgatgactaCTACGAGGGTAATGGGTACTCTGACGATGAGCTCAAATTGGATGGCTTGAAGCCTGCTAAGAAGTTGAATAAAGCCAccattttatcaaaatcatctgAATACATTAGACActtggaaaagaaaaatgaaatgtTGATACAACAGAACTTACAATTAAGGAAACTGATTGAATCTGCAAGCATACCAGCCAATAACGATATGTTTTTCCAACATCAGCATTTCttacaacaacagcaacagcaacagcaagCAAGCAGCTTACACTCATCGCCATTTAACAAGAGCAATAGCAACCGATCCAGCAGTGGAAGCAATATGATGTCGCCAGATCAATTCCAGAATCAACAGCAGCCAGACCACCAGGCCCTAACAAATAAAATCCTAATGGGTGGGTTGGGTACATTTCTAGGCGCTGCTGCTCTGGACGATCTATCTAATAATTCCTCAATTAACCAAAGAGGATTGTTTGCATTCCCAATGTTTGGTTTTCTAGGTGCATCCCCAACATCTGCTACTGTATCTGATgcaacttcaacttttgaTTACAAGCCTTTCTTGTCAGGGTTTACCAAATTACttatttcaatttatttattttacacttttatttttccatCCCTTATTACTTCATTCAACAAATATAGGAAGTCACTTGAAATCCCCACTTTTCCTGATGCTACgcaaaaactttttcatttctgCTTGCGTCCATATGAATTACAAAGTTCTTTACCTATCTCTGATTTACCAAAGGAGGAAAGAATTCTCAAATTTCTCTGTTTCGGATACAATGCAGAATTTGTGTTAACTGCTGTTCAAACTTTATGTCTACCTCAAAATTCGAAGAACGATTTTCTTAAAGCCATATTCATGAAAACGGCTATTGAATATAATAACGAGTATCTCAACTCCACaatcaatgatttattGAACAGATTTTGTCTTGAAAGAAGGGGCGAACACTATTGGAAAAACGCTAAAGCCTATTTATCAGAATGTAATCTACAGGAATATGCCATGATGTCTTTCAAAAATCTACAACTTCGAAAGCTTTCGAATGATATTCAGGAAAGACATGGCAGAATTGAAAGCATTGAATCCTTGTTGagattttctttggttgatGGGTTATATTTTGATACCATGAGACAAATTATATCACTTGAatctttgaagatgaatcTAATGAAGATCGGTACAGAGCATAAAAAACTATATCCTCTTGCCCTCAAATTCCAGAAAGATAGTATAACTCGCAACTTACAAAGACTATCATCATTCTCACTGATTTTGAGTGGTGatatgaatttgaaattggagATTTTACATTATTTGGTAGAAGAGGATCCAAAATCATTAATTAAATGCGTGAGGTTATACGAATCCGGAAACTATAAGTTGTCTGCTGAAATCAAGACAGGATTACTGGCTGCCAAGTTGTATTACCAGGTTTCCAATAACCATGGCATACCTAAAATTGTGAAAACATTTTCCAGCTTGAGATTAGAAGACATGaagatttccaaattttcacAATTCCAGTTCATCTCACTAATGAAACTCTTTGAAACATTATTTATCTACCTTTCAAATGTCGTGGAAAACCAAGACATGACGAGCATACACATACTTCATATGTTCGAGTATATGAGAGAATATTTCGACGAAACAAGGGTTTCTGACAAGTTCTCCCTTCCTTCAGATACGATGCGTCTTGCCGATAGTGTGATCACATCCACTAAGAGGCTTTATGGTTGTTAA
- a CDS encoding uncharacterized protein (PKUD0A05780; similar to Saccharomyces cerevisiae YIR006C (PAN1); ancestral locus Anc_7.160) → MYSYNNQPYGYTGNQGYPQQQAQQPQQVQQQPSYNQWSTQQQQPQLNQLQSQPTGFGFGSQVASQPTGIMKPQQFEQTQPGFTQQTSGWNQQAPPMTSFQSQPTGGLMPQRTGYQSQPAQTPLQSQATGWNQLVPPMTSFQAQATGYQQGPPTTSFQSQPTGGFMPQQTGYQFQQPLQSQNTGWTQQPQTSFGVAPLQSQSTGWNQGLQPQRTGVQQPLTAQPTGFISNLANIGNQKNDLELPNIRLSFITARDQDRFETIFRNNVPKGENAMDGNTAKSILMKSGLSAVKLSQIWELADTNKSGSLMFPEFCVALHLANMAKRGQSVPFELPIKIKNEVTGFVDAINFNIGAKSDYSQNNPIANQQTGFQNQIPLTAQRTGVVLNAQQTGMVPINAQPTGLFSQKTGGLFSQKTGGLLAQATGSAPPMTSFMAQPTGGFMPQQTGFQSQPTGGFIPQQTGLQSQQFTGFQSQATGGLYPQQTGLQPMPTGRPGQWGFVSAPTGGLPGLDMMQSHFMPNAATQTNMLQSQMGGQSARNVTWAITKQEKMIYDNIFKQWDKDRKGFIEGNVSIEIFSKSGLSFSDLEKIWTLSDQGNKGKLNRDEFAVAMHLIYRRLNGFDIPLTLPPELVPPSSKILENTVDSLKDQLKKQASKGGVHSTLNVKSGISRSGTSFKNDDDSINYVSNSRHRKKSVDESPAKSQAFSSKLSIEDLKKQIHEKRILLDAIDAEDADTNANIIQQKTLNEIEILKSKIKSAQSKLNSSNFGAIDSVEQKQELSTKLNKFADKIPQLMDAIYQVDEKLKSAKVELFRLKLQKENPSGIEFKGTGPNGEVTETDKRIAKQKALLQAKMAKLTGKPAPNFDAFEDNEARLNQEVLSVTKEFEEQKSMIQEISSSIKTLIAEVSDSLNLTNAMSVGHSKWEKKEGVQNKEVSDFIDYLNSTKPAHKTAIPTPSSLENPYLAHPNSNLASKEPVESNLNAVAEQQSAKVSNIGHSTPPSSSSGLSASEERARRIKEKAEKRMNERLAKLGITRKPASNTHSEQEKNIPTSKVASTSISQEEKNISTTKEIPASISRETQKPFVQPTKQAPAPPPTRAAPAQIPAQIAAVSKPSAASDDSDEDSDEDEEYKALLEQKKAMEQREKERKERKAREKQERLAKLKAEMEELRKQQEGDSDDSWCDDNQATATPVSNAKQAEEAPVPTTGLTTAHSNNPFAAVVSEKQESKPVVPQPTETPEKKDVKPSNSNPFSKLQANGSSSNTVIDAEKLKAQRASQMGRGGDDDDWSDSGDEDSDDEMPSANKQAELASMLFGGSTSASRSNTFIPPVSTVEEKNIGEISQSKSEETNKDTVAPEVDTQPFPPSTPVTHPPAVPELQQSETTEKSLTPPPLPETAAPVPSVPATVPPGLPLEQVTSSNGEFYDAKSEESSFIDPTPPSSPEVSATTAEVPDEEVPPVPTGVAPAPPIPTEVAPAPPAPPAPPAPPAPPAPPAPTQVAPAPPAPPAPAPPAPPAPAPPAPAPPAPPAPAPPAPSLIPSITGGPADINALLGEIHQGARLKKVDDSEKHIADGAVVGRVL, encoded by the coding sequence ATGTATTCGTACAACAACCAACCGTACGGGTACACAGGTAACCAAGGCTACCCTCAACAGCAAGCACAACAGCCTCAACAAGTCCAACAACAGCCATCGTACAACCAATGGTCTActcagcaacaacagcctCAGCTTAATCAGCTGCAATCTCAGCCAACAGGCTTTGGGTTTGGCTCCCAGGTTGCTTCACAGCCTACTGGGATTATGAAACCTCAACAGTTTGAACAAACTCAGCCAGGATTTACTCAACAAACATCTGGCTGGAACCAACAGGCGCCTCCAATGACTAGCTTCCAGTCTCAGCCAACGGGCGGCTTGATGCCACAAAGAACAGGCTATCAGTCACAACCAGCTCAAACTCCATTGCAATCCCAAGCTACTGGATGGAACCAACTGGTGCCTCCAATGACCTCATTTCAAGCACAAGCTACAGGTTACCAACAAGGTCCGCCAACGACTTCCTTTCAGTCGCAGCCAACCGGTGGGTTTATGCCTCAACAAACAGGGTATCAATTTCAGCAACCATTGCAATCTCAAAACACAGGATGGACACAACAACCTCAAACTTCTTTCGGCGTGGCACCTCTTCAATCTCAGAGCACCGGATGGAATCAAGGTTTACAACCCCAGAGAACTGGTGTTCAACAGCCTCTAACTGCTCAGCCAACTGGTTTTATTTCCAACTTGGCTAACATAGGtaaccaaaaaaatgatttaGAATTACCAAATATTAGATTATCTTTCATTACTGCCAGAGATCAGGATAGGTTTGAAActattttcagaaataaCGTTCCAAAGGGTGAAAATGCAATGGATGGAAATACTGCAAAATCcattttgatgaaatctgGTTTATCTGCCGTTAAGTTATCTCAAATTTGGGAACTAGCTGATACTAATAAATCCGGCTCTTTAATGTTCCCGGAATTTTGTGTCGCATTGCACTTGGCTAATATGGCAAAAAGGGGACAATCTGTTCCTTTTGAGTTGCCTATAAAGATCAAGAATGAAGTAACTGGGTTTGTAGATGCCATAAATTTTAACATTGGTGCTAAGAGTGATTACAGTCAAAACAATCCAATTgcaaatcaacaaactggttttcaaaatcagatCCCATTAACTGCACAAAGAACCGGTGTTGTACTTAATGCACAACAAACAGGTATGGTACCGATCAATGCACAACCTACAGgtttattttctcaaaagaCGGGAGGTTTATTCTCTCAAAAGACGGGAGGATTACTTGCACAAGCAACAGGTTCCGCACCACCGATGACCAGTTTTATGGCACAGCCAACAGGTGGATTCATGCCTCAGCAAACTGGGTTCCAATCTCAGCCAACAGGCGGATTTATCCCTCAACAAACCGGACTCCAATCTCAACAATTCACTGGGTTCCAATCACAAGCCACTGGTGGTCTTTACCCCCAACAAACTGGCTTACAACCTATGCCAACCGGTAGACCTGGCCAATGGGGATTTGTTTCTGCTCCAACAGGTGGCTTACCAGGGCTGGATATGATGCAGTCCCATTTCATGCCTAACGCAGCAACCCAAACAAACATGTTACAAAGTCAAATGGGCGGCCAATCAGCAAGAAATGTTACATGGGCAATTACCAAGCAAGAAAAGATGATTTATGACAATATTTTTAAGCAATGGGATAAGGATAGGAAAGGTTTTATTGAAGGTAATGTTTCGATTGAaatcttctccaaatcaGGTTTGAGTTTCAGTGatttagagaaaatatGGACATTATCAGATCAGGGTAATAAAGGCAAATTAAACAGAGATGAATTTGCTGTTGCGATGCATTTAATCTATAGAAGATTAAACGGCTTTGATATTCCATTAACTCTACCTCCCGAGTTAGTTCCACCATCTTCCAAGATCCTGGAAAACACTGTAGACAGCTTAAAAgaccaattgaaaaaacaagCTTCAAAAGGTGGAGTTCATAGTACACTGAACGTCAAATCTGGTATTTCCAGATCTGGGACATCTTTTAAGAATGACGATGATTCCATCAATTATGTTTCTAATTCAAGACatagaaagaaaagtgTTGACGAGTCACCAGCAAAATCACAAGCGTTTTCATCTAAGCTGTCTATTGAAgacttgaagaaacaaatacaCGAGAAAAGAATTTTACTAGACGCAATTGATGCAGAAGATGCAGATACCAATGCAAACATAATCCAACAAAAGACCCTGAacgaaattgaaattttaaaatccaaaatcaagagTGCACAATCTAAGTTgaattcttccaatttcGGTGCGATTGATTCTGTAGAGCAAAAGCAAGAACTAAGTACAAAACTTAACAAATTTGCTGACAAAATTCCACAGCTCATGGATGCTATCTATCAAGTTGACGAGAAGCTCAAATCAGCAAAGGTGGAGCTTTTCAGACTAAAATTACAAAAGGAGAATCCTTCAGGTATCGAATTCAAAGGTACTGGGCCAAATGGCGAAGTTACTGAAACCGATAAAAGAATCGCCAAACAAAAAGCTCTCTTACAGGCTAAAATGGCAAAGCTAACAGGTAAACCAGCGCCAAACTTTGATGCctttgaagataatgaagcAAGGTTGAACCAAGAAGTTCTTTCTGTCACTaaggaatttgaagagCAAAAAAGTATGATCCAAGAGATCTCCAGCTCAATCAAAACTTTAATTGCTGAAGTTTCAGATTCGTTGAACTTGACCAACGCCATGAGTGTGGGCCACTCCAAATGGGAGAAAAAGGAAGGCgttcaaaataaagaagtgtctgattttattgattatttgaatTCTACCAAGCCAGCACACAAGACCGCAATTCCTACCCCATCTTCATTAGAAAATCCTTACCTAGCACATCCAAATTCTAACTTGGCTTCGAAAGAACCTGTGGAGTCCAATCTAAATGCTGTAGCAGAACAACAGTCTGCTAAAGTTTCAAACATTGGACATTCCACGCCaccatcatcttcatcaggTTTGTCTGCTTCTGAAGAGAGAGCAAGAAGgatcaaagaaaaggcagaaaagagaatgaaTGAAAGGCTAGCTAAATTAGGGATTACTAGAAAACCAGCATCCAATACACACTCAGAgcaggaaaaaaatattccCACATCGAAAGTAGCTTCAACATCGATTTctcaagaagaaaaaaacatatCTACAACGAAAGAAATCCCGGCTTCAATTTCCAGAGAAACCCAAAAACCATTTGTTCAACCTACTAAGCAAgcaccagcaccaccaCCTACTAGAGCCGCACCAGCACAAATTCCAGCACAAATTGCAGCTGTTTCCAAACCATCTGCTGCCTCGGATGACAGTGATGAGGACAgcgatgaagatgaagaatacAAGGCTCTCTTGGAGCAAAAGAAGGCAATGGAACAGCGTGAAAAAGAGAGGAAAGAAAGGAAGGCACGTGAAAAACAGGAGAGACTAGCCAAACTGAAGGCTGAAATGGAAGAACTACGGAAACAACAAGAGGGGGATTCCGACGATAGTTGGTGCGATGACAATCAAGCTACTGCTACTCCTGTCTCGAATGCCAAGCAGGCTGAAGAAGCTCCAGTTCCAACTACAGGTTTAACGACTGCCCATAGTAACAATCCATTTGCGGCAGTTGTCAGTGAGAAGCAGGAATCAAAACCGGTAGTTCCACAGCCAACTGAAACACCTGAAAAGAAGGATGTAAAACCTTCGAATTCCAATCCATTTTCGAAGTTGCAGGCCAATGGATCATCAAGTAATACCGTTATTGATGCTGAAAAGTTAAAGGCGCAAAGAGCTTCCCAGATGGGTAGAGGTggtgatgacgatgattGGTCTGATTCTGGGGATGAAGATAGTGACGACGAAATGCCTTCTGCGAACAAACAAGCTGAACTTGCATCGATGCTATTTGGTGGCAGCACTTCTGCTTCTAGGTCCAATACTTTTATTCCGCCCGTTTCAACAgtggaagaaaagaatattgGAGAGATAAGCCAGTCCAAATCAGAAGAAACCAACAAGGATACCGTTGCTCCAGAAGTTGATACACAACCGTTCCCTCCATCTACTCCGGTAACCCATCCACCAGCGGTTCCCGAACTGCAACAATCCGAAACGACTGAGAAATCACTCACACCTCCTCCATTGCCCGAAACAGCAGCACCGGTACCTTCGGTTCCAGCTACGGTGCCACCAGGATTGCCACTTGAGCAAGTCACATCAAGTAACGGTGAATTTTATGACGCCAAGTCAGAGGAATCTTCATTCATTGATCCAACACCTCCGTCTTCTCCAGAAGTTTCCGCCACGACAGCAGAAGTACCAGACGAAGAAGTTCCTCCGGTTCCTACAGGAGTAGCACCAGCACCACCGATTCCTACAGAAGTAgcaccagcaccaccagcaccaccagcaccaccagcaccaccagcaccaccagcaccaCCGGCTCCTACACAAGTAgcaccagcaccaccagcaccaCCAGCGccagcaccaccagcaccaCCAGCGccagcaccaccagcaccagcaccaccagcaccaCCAGCGCCAGCACCACCAGCGCCATCTTTGATTCCTTCAATCACAGGTGGCCCAGCAGATATCAATGCTTTACTTGGGGAAATCCATCAAGGTGcaaggttgaagaaggtcGACGACAGCGAGAAACACATTGCTGACGGTGCCGTTGTTGGCAGAGTATTGTAA